The following are from one region of the Nicotiana tomentosiformis chromosome 7, ASM39032v3, whole genome shotgun sequence genome:
- the LOC104085392 gene encoding uncharacterized protein yields the protein MSSSRRAWIVAASVGAVEALKDQGFCRWNNYPLRSLAQHAKNNMRSYSQAKKLSTSSSLLIARSEKAKKSEESLRKVM from the coding sequence ATGAGTTCAAGCAGGAGAGCGTGGATAGTAGCAGCCAGTGTTGGAGCAGTGGAAGCCTTAAAAGATCAAGGTTTCTGTAGATGGAATAATTACCCTTTGAGGTCCTTAGCCCAGCACGCCAAGAATAACATGAGATCTTACTCTCAAGCTAAGAAGCTTTCTACTTCTTCCTCCTTACTGATTGCAAGGAGTGAGAAGGCAAAGAAATCTGAAGAATCTTTGAGAAAAGTTATGTAA